A stretch of the Lactuca sativa cultivar Salinas chromosome 9, Lsat_Salinas_v11, whole genome shotgun sequence genome encodes the following:
- the LOC111876500 gene encoding GDSL esterase/lipase At2g30310 has translation MLLHLRFFFFLILLLHVPSISPHKKFPAILIFGDSTVDTGNNNYITTPIKANHYPYGKDFPGRIPTGRFSNGKLAVDLLASLLVLGVKQTIPPFLQPDIPANELRTGVCFASAGTGYDNLTADITRVLPLSQQLIYFKNYTQMLDKIFGKEEAERIINHALVSVSAGTNDFIFNFYDIPTRRTVFDINNYQEFIIQMLHNFIKELYKLGSRTLVITGLPPIGCLPIQITSKFHRRFGRTCVEEQNVEAQAYNKKLLQFLPRIQTSLKGSRIVYADVYNPLMDIINNPEKYGFRETMIGCCGTGLVEAGPICTPVTPLCQNSSEYLFFDSIHPSEKAYGYVTECIKKQILDKL, from the exons ATGCTTCTTCATCTCCGTTTTTTCTTCTTCCTGATATTACTATTGCACGTCCCATCAATCTCACCCCACAAAAAGTTTCCCGCTATTCTCATATTTGGTGATTCAACTGTCGACACAGGCAACAACAATTACATAACTACCCCTATCAAAGCCAACCATTACCCTTATGGAAAAGACTTCCCGGGTCGTATTCCCACAGGCAGATTTTCAAACGGGAAGCTAGCCGTCGACTTGTTGGCGTCTCTCCTAGTCCTAGGGGTAAAACAGACGATTCCACCCTTCCTACAGCCAGATATCCCCGCCAATGAACTGCGTACAGGTGTCTGTTTTGCTTCCGCTGGAACCGGATACGATAACCTCACCGCTGACATCACTCGAGTTTTACCACTGTCTCAACAACTTATTTATTTCAAGAACTACACCCAGATGCTCGACAAGATATTCGGAAAAGAAGAGGCAGAGAGAATCATAAACCATGCTTTGGTTAGTGTTAGCGCAGGCACTAATGACTTTATTTTCAACTTCTATGACATTCCAACAAGAAGAACCGTATTCGACATCAATAATTACCAAGAATTCATCATACAAATGCTCCATAACTTCATTAAG GAGCTTTACAAACTCGGTAGTCGTACACTGGTAATAACCGGGCTTCCTCCTATTGGTTGTCTACCGATTCAAATTACATCCAAGTTTCACAGACGATTTGGAAGAACATGTGTTGAGGAACAAAATGTGGAAGCTCAAGCCTATAACAAGAAGCTTCTACAATTCTTGCCTCGTATACAAACGTCTCTTAAAGGAAGTAGGATCGTATATGCAGATGTATACAACCCACTGATGGATATTATTAATAATCCAGAAAAATACG GTTTTCGTGAAACGATGATTGGATGCTGTGGGACAGGGTTGGTGGAAGCGGGGCCTATATGCACCCCAGTGACTCCACTATGTCAAAACTCTTCTGAATATTTGTTTTTTGATAGTATTCATCCTAGTGAAAAGGCTTATGGCTATGTTACTGAATGCATCAAGAAACAAATCCTTGACAAGTTGTAG
- the LOC111876499 gene encoding exocyst complex component EXO70B1 has protein sequence MAENGEEKLIAVARHIAKTLGHTDNAMTDDILQIFSNFDGRLREKLNENLNDGDDSRNGVAALDQTLKSLDRQISRYVTVDHPIWSDSADASTFLDAVDELVAAIREWTPMAADKAVTACLDRAEDLLQQCMFRLEEEFKLLMERGGADPFENTDGGGGAYVDSDDEEDNDEYDEAEIPVAHPVSDYNIIIDALPSGTINDLHEISKRMVGAGYGKECSLAYSSCRRDFLEESLSRLGFSGLQKSNAALEDDDNEVEIDKWIKAINMAVRVFYPSERRLCDRVFGYSSSTAAAADLSFMEACRISSMELLNFANGIAMGSRAPDRLFKILDVYEAVKDLMPEFEVLFADQYCLFIRNEAIRVWKRLGESIRGIFMELENLIRRDPAKAAVPGGGLHPITRYVMNYLRAACSRPTLEQVFDENVVPPVGVDRSFSPSSPLAVQIAWIMEVLESNIESKSKIYRDPALSSVFMMNNGRYIVKKVKDDELGSLLGDDWIRKHVGKVRQYHVNYQRNSWNKILNTLKLDNNNLSPNVASKSFKEKLKLFNSHFEEICRNQSTWAIFDEQLKEELKLSVNGALLPAYKTFLARFLNIQDIAKYAEKHVKFNVEDVEERINGLFQGTAVSGSGRK, from the coding sequence ATGGCTGAAAATGGCGAAGAGAAGCTCATTGCCGTTGCCCGTCACATTGCTAAAACTCTAGGCCACACAGACAATGCCATGACTGATGACATACTCCAAATCTTCTCTAACTTCGATGGAAGATTACGCGAGAAGCTCAATGAAAACTTAAACGACGGAGACGATTCACGAAACGGTGTAGCTGCGCTTGATCAAACCCTTAAATCTCTCGATCGTCAGATCTCTAGATACGTCACGGTTGACCACCCGATTTGGTCAGATTCCGCCGACGCGTCTACCTTTCTTGACGCTGTCGATGAACTCGTTGCCGCGATCCGGGAGTGGACGCCGATGGCAGCTGATAAAGCAGTCACGGCGTGCCTTGACCGAGCCGAGGATCTACTCCAACAGTGTATGTTTCGGCTTGAGGAGGAGTTTAAGCTGCTAATGGAACGCGGCGGCGCTGATCCCTTCGAGAATACAGACGGAGGTGGCGGTGCTTATGTAgattctgatgatgaagaagacaATGATGAGTACGATGAAGCAGAGATTCCGGTAGCGCATCCGGTGTCGGACTACAACATCATAATTGACGCTCTCCCATCCGGTACGATCAACGATTTACACGAGATCTCGAAAAGAATGGTCGGTGCGGGGTATGGAAAGGAGTGCTCACTCGCTTACAGCTCATGCCGGAGGGATTTTTTAGAAGAAAGCCTCTCGAGATTAGGTTTTTCAGGGTTGCAAAAATCAAATGCAGCTCTTGAAGATGATGATAACGAAGTCGAAATCGACAAGTGGATCAAAGCAATCAACATGGCTGTTCGAGTGTTTTACCCTAGCGAACGCCGCCTCTGCGACCGTGTTTTTGGGTACTCCTCCTCCACCGCTGCTGCAGCTGATCTATCTTTCATGGAGGCGTGTAGAATTTCCTCTATGGAGCTCCTTAATTTTGCCAATGGAATCGCAATGGGTAGCAGAGCACCAGATAGACTGTTCAAAATTCTTGACGTTTATGAAGCTGTGAAGGATTTAATGCCTGAATTCGAGGTACTATTTGCTGATCAATACTGTCTGTTCATTAGAAACGAAGCTATAAGAGTTTGGAAAAGATTAGGGGAGTCGATCAGAGGAATTTTCATGGAATTAGAGAATTTAATCCGCCGTGATCCAGCCAAAGCTGCTGTTCCTGGTGGAGGTCTTCACCCCATAACCCGTTATGTCATGAATTACCTCCGAGCTGCATGTTCTAGACCAACCCTAGAACAAGTTTTTGATGAAAACGTTGTTCCTCCAGTGGGTGTCGATAGATCATTCTCACCATCTTCTCCATTAGCAGTACAAATCGCCTGGATAATGGAAGTTCTAGAAAGCAATATAGAGTCAAAGTCTAAAATCTACAGAGACCCTGCTTTATCATCTGTTTTCATGATGAACAATGGAAGGTATATTGTCAAAAAGGTCAAAGATGATGAACTGGGTTCACTTCTAGGAGATGATTGGATCCGAAAACACGTAGGAAAAGTGCGACAATATCATGTGAATTACCAAAGAAATTCATGGAATAAGATACTCAACACTTTGAAACTGGACAACAATAACTTATCTCCCAATGTTGCCTCCAAGTCCTTCAAAGAGAAACTTAAGCTATTTAACTCTCATTTCGAGGAGATTTGTAGAAATCAATCAACATGGGCTATATTTGATGAGCAGTTAAAAGAGGAATTGAAGCTTTCGGTGAATGGAGCTTTGCTCCCTGCTTATAAAACTTTTCTTGCCAGGTTTCTTAATATTCAAGATATTGCAAAATATGCAGAGAAACATGTTAAGTTCAATGTTGAAGACGTTGAAGAACGAATCAATGGCTTGTTTCAAGGAACTGCTGTTTCTGGAAGTGGTCGGAAATGA